A stretch of the Capsicum annuum cultivar UCD-10X-F1 chromosome 8, UCD10Xv1.1, whole genome shotgun sequence genome encodes the following:
- the LOC107840047 gene encoding metacaspase-3 isoform X1 yields the protein MDNRRCKCQWCGMKMSVPIGAQTVSCPRCQSVIQLQSARNYGFANSPPANNNMSQGFPAYPARPGRMSPHASNFQPQQFNMSPQMNNMLPPAVHGQKRAVLCGITYRGHPKSLEGSINDVLSMRYFLVEKLGFPNASVLVLTEDERDPYKYPTKTNIRSALRWLVHGCQPGDSLVFHYSGHGTRVRDHDGDEIDGHDESLCPVDYETEGRILDDEINDTIVRPLPRGATLHGIIDTCFSGTFLDLPFLCRINRAGYFMWEDHRISTYKGTRGGIAISISACDDHQNSGDTTAFTGVPTGALTYSFIQTLEQETKLTYGRLLMSMQNKIHEAQMGMGLNGANETQEPQLSSSVQFDIHSKMVAL from the exons ATGGACAACAGGAGGTGCAAATGCCAGTGGTGCGGCATGAAAATGTCAGTTCCCATTGGCGCGCAAACAGTTAGCTGTCCAAGGTGCCAATCTGTTATACAACTCCAATCTGCAAGAAACTATGGCTTTGCTAATTCCCCCCCTGCCAATAACAATATGAGCCAAGGATTTCCAGCTTATCCTGCGAGGCCAGGACGGATGAGTCCACATGCTAGTAATTTTCAGCCTCAACAATTCAACATGTCACCACAGATGAATAACATGCTACCTCCTGCAGTACATGGACAAAAACGAGCAGTTCTGTGTGGAATTACTTACCGTGGCCATCCAAAGAGTCTTGAGGGAAGCATTAATGATGTTTTATCCATGAGATATTTTCTGGTCGAAAAGCTGGGGTTcccaaatgcatcagtacttgtACTTACAG AGGATGAGAGAGATCCATACAAATACCCAACCAAGACCAATATAAGATCAGCCTTACGTTGGCTTGTTCATGGTTGTCAGCCAGGAGATTCACTAGTGTTCCACTACTCTGGCCATGGCACACGAGTACGAGACCATGACGGTGATGAGATTGATGGGCACGACGAATCACTATGCCCTGTTGATTATGAGACAGAAGGGAGAATACTAGATGATGAGATCAATGATACCATTGTAAGGCCCTTACCACGCGGAGCCACACTTCATGGAATAATTGATACATGCTTCAGTGGAACTTTCCTAGATTTGCCCTTTTTGTGCAGAATAAACAG GGCTGGATACTTTATGTGGGAAGACCATCGAATCAGCACATACAAAGGCACCAGAGGGGGAATAGCTATCTCTATCAGTGCCTGTGACGACCATCAAAATTCTGGAGATACAACA GCTTTCACAGGCGTTCCAACGGGTGCCCTGACTTATAGTTTCATCCAAACATTGGAGCAAGAGACTAAATTGACATATGGACGCTTACTCATGAGTATGCAGAATAAGATTCATGAAGCACAGATGGGAATGGGCCTTAATGGTGCAAATGAAACTCAG GAGCCTCAACTATCCTCGTCTGTGCAGTTTGATATCCACTCGAAGATGGTGGCTTTATAG
- the LOC107840047 gene encoding metacaspase-1 isoform X2: MDNRRCKCQWCGMKMSVPIGAQTVSCPRCQSVIQLQSARNYGFANSPPANNNMSQGFPAYPARPGRMSPHASNFQPQQFNMSPQMNNMLPPAVHGQKRAVLCGITYRGHPKSLEGSINDVLSMRYFLVEKLGFPNASVLVLTEDERDPYKYPTKTNIRSALRWLVHGCQPGDSLVFHYSGHGTRVRDHDGDEIDGHDESLCPVDYETEGRILDDEINDTIVRPLPRGATLHGIIDTCFSGTFLDLPFLCRINRAGYFMWEDHRISTYKGTRGGIAISISACDDHQNSGDTTVSNCFHRRSNGCPDL; encoded by the exons ATGGACAACAGGAGGTGCAAATGCCAGTGGTGCGGCATGAAAATGTCAGTTCCCATTGGCGCGCAAACAGTTAGCTGTCCAAGGTGCCAATCTGTTATACAACTCCAATCTGCAAGAAACTATGGCTTTGCTAATTCCCCCCCTGCCAATAACAATATGAGCCAAGGATTTCCAGCTTATCCTGCGAGGCCAGGACGGATGAGTCCACATGCTAGTAATTTTCAGCCTCAACAATTCAACATGTCACCACAGATGAATAACATGCTACCTCCTGCAGTACATGGACAAAAACGAGCAGTTCTGTGTGGAATTACTTACCGTGGCCATCCAAAGAGTCTTGAGGGAAGCATTAATGATGTTTTATCCATGAGATATTTTCTGGTCGAAAAGCTGGGGTTcccaaatgcatcagtacttgtACTTACAG AGGATGAGAGAGATCCATACAAATACCCAACCAAGACCAATATAAGATCAGCCTTACGTTGGCTTGTTCATGGTTGTCAGCCAGGAGATTCACTAGTGTTCCACTACTCTGGCCATGGCACACGAGTACGAGACCATGACGGTGATGAGATTGATGGGCACGACGAATCACTATGCCCTGTTGATTATGAGACAGAAGGGAGAATACTAGATGATGAGATCAATGATACCATTGTAAGGCCCTTACCACGCGGAGCCACACTTCATGGAATAATTGATACATGCTTCAGTGGAACTTTCCTAGATTTGCCCTTTTTGTGCAGAATAAACAG GGCTGGATACTTTATGTGGGAAGACCATCGAATCAGCACATACAAAGGCACCAGAGGGGGAATAGCTATCTCTATCAGTGCCTGTGACGACCATCAAAATTCTGGAGATACAACAGTTAGTAatt GCTTTCACAGGCGTTCCAACGGGTGCCCTGACTTATAG
- the LOC124886699 gene encoding uncharacterized protein LOC124886699, which yields MNSENNFSQITPSVFDGENYHLWAVRMETYLEASDLWEAVQEDYDVVLLPDNPTVAQIKNQKEKKTRKSKVKVTLFASVSPIIFMRIMTLKSPKEIWDYLKEEYTEDERIRGMKVLNLIREFELQKMKESETVKEYSDRLLDIVNKVRLFGTKFKDSRIVEKILVTVPERYEVSITTLKNTKDLSKITLAELLNTLQAQEQRRLIRQDGMIKAALAANHKTQSKGNNSRKNYPPCQHCGKIGHPSFKCWKTPDAQCKICNQLGHEAVICKNKSQNMKQMPKSPKKKKKITYLWQHIL from the coding sequence ATgaattctgaaaacaacttttccCAAATAACTCCTTCTGTCTTTGATGGTGAGAATTATCATCTTTGGGCAGTAAGAATGGAGACTTATCTTGAGGCTTCAGATCTTTGGGAGGCCGTGCAGGAGGATTATGATGTTGTTCTGCTGCCCGATAATCCCACGGTAGCCCAGATCAaaaatcaaaaggaaaagaaaactagaaaatcaaaagtaaaagTGACTTTGTTTGCTAGTGTTTCTCCAataattttcatgagaattatgaCCCTTAAATCaccaaaagaaatttgggattatctGAAGGAAGAATATACCGAAGATGAAAGAATACGAGGCATGAAAGTATTGAATCTAATAAGGGAATTCGAACtgcaaaagatgaaggaatctgAGACCGTCAAAGAGTACTCAGACCGTCTTCTTGacattgttaacaaggtaagattgtttggcacaaaatttaaagattcaagaattgttgaaaaaattcttgttacagtGCCTGAAAGATACGAAGTATCAATAACTACCTTGAAAAACACAAAAGATCTGTCCAAGATTACCTTGGCAGAATTGTTAAATACATTGCAGGCGCAAGAGCAAAGAAGGCTTATAAGGCAGGATGGTATGATTAAAGCAGCTTTGGCAGCAAATCACAAGACTCAAAGTAAGggtaataattcaagaaaaaattacccACCTTGCCAGCACTGTGGCAAAATAGGTCATCCTTCATTTAAATGTTGGAAGACACCAGACGCACAATGCAAAATTTGCAATCAACTTGGCCATGAAGCTGTGATTTGCAAAAACAAATCTCAAAATATGAAGCAGATGCCCAagtcaccaaagaagaagaaaaagatcacTTATTTGTGGCAACATATTCTTTAA
- the LOC107840048 gene encoding metacaspase-1 isoform X4 — translation MSYYWFTGLIPVSNRNQHSDSEYSSNSPRSSLSFTKPSPRGKPAPRNNSEYSNDSPRWPISFTKPSPRGCSDSEYSSDSLRSRICFTKPSPRGKHTPRSDSEYSSDSPRLSLSFTKTPPRGKRTLRSDSPRLSLSFTKTPPRGKHALRSDSPRLSLSFTKTPPRGKRALLCGVTYKKEKFRLKGTLHDVHSMRDLLLRKFNFSDDSILILAEKEAYKPPTRTNILEAFRWLMADLKSGDSLVFYFSGYGLRQPDFSDDEQDGFDETICPLDFSTEGMISDNAINDILVKPLIPGVTLHAFVDASHSGTVLDLPWVYKENKWDDNRPPSGADKGTSGGRAISFSACKDDQLAAYTSAFSDKNIMTGAMTFLFIRAIWENPNITYQGLLDYMHKPLGKVNKVRSPLLKLLQRKIDQEPVLSSSERFNPNTKFKL, via the exons ATGTCTTACTATTGGTTTACTGGATTAATTCCTGTTTCCAATAGGAATCAACACAGCGATAGTGAGTACTCCAGCAACAGTCCACGTTCGTCTCTAAGTTTCACAAAGCCATCACCACGTGGGAAGCCCGCACCTCGCAACAATAGTGAGTACTCCAATGATAGTCCACGTTGGCCTATAAGTTTCACAAAGCCATCACCACGTGGGTGCAGCGATAGTGAGTACTCCAGCGATAGTCTACGTTCGCGTATATGTTTCACAAAGCCATCACCACGTGGGAAGCACACACCTCGCAGCGATAGTGAGTACTCCAGCGATAGTCCACGTTTGTCTCTAAGTTTCACAAAGACACCACCACGTGGGAAGCGCACACTTCGCAGCGATAGTCCACGTTTGTCTCTGAGTTTCACAAAGACACCACCACGTGGGAAGCACGCACTTCGCAGCGATAGTCCACGTTTGTCTCTGAGTTTCACAAAGACACCGCCACGTGGGAAGCGCGCACTTCTTTGTGGGGTGACTTACAAGAAGGAGAAATTCAGGCTTAAAGGAACATTGCATGATGTACACAGCATGAGGGACTTGCTTCTTCGAAAATTCAACTTTTCAGATGATTCCATTCTCATTCTAGCAG AAAAAGAGGCATATAAACCTCCGACTAGGACCAACATCCTGGAGGCTTTCAGGTGGTTGATGGCAGACCTTAAATCAGGTGACTCGTTGGTGTTCTACTTCTCAGGATATGGCTTGCGACAACCTGATTttagtgatgatgaacaagatGGTTTTGATGAAACGATCTGTCCTCTCGACTTTAGCACTGAAGGCATGATCAGTGATAATGCCATCAATGATATTCTTGTTAAACCACTGATTCCAGGTGTTACACTTCATGCCTTTGTTGACGCTAGTCATAGTGGAACTGTTCTCGACTTACCTTGGGTATACAAAGA GAATAAATGGGATGATAACAGACCCCCATCCGGCGCTGATAAGGGCACAAGTGGTGGCAGGGCCATCAGCTTCAGTGCTTGCAAGGATGATCAACTAGCTGCATATACCTCT GCTTTCTCTGATAAAAATATTATGACTGGTGCCATGACTTTCCTATTTATAAGAGCTATCTGGGAAAATCCGAATATAACATACCAGGGATTACTTGATTATATGCACAAGCCTCTTGGAAAGGTCAACAAAGTCAGAAGCCCACTGCTGAAGTTACTCCAACGCAAGATAGACCAG GAACCAGTATTATCATCTTCTGAAAGATTTAACCCTAACACAAAGTTCAAGCTCTGA
- the LOC107840048 gene encoding metacaspase-1 isoform X2 — MSYYWFTGLIPVSNRNQHSDSEYSSNSPRSSLSFTKPSPRGKPAPRNNSEYSNDSPRWPISFTKPSPRGCSDSEYSSDSLRSRICFTKPSPRGKHTPRSDSEYSSDSPRLSLSFTKTPPRGKRTLRSDSPRLSLSFTKTPPRGKHALRSDSPRLSLSFTKTPPRGKRALLCGVTYKKEKFRLKGTLHDVHSMRDLLLRKFNFSDDSILILAEKEAYKPPTRTNILEAFRWLMADLKSGDSLVFYFSGYGLRQPDFSDDEQDGFDETICPLDFSTEGMISDNAINDILVKPLIPGVTLHAFVDASHSGTVLDLPWVYKENKWDDNRPPSGADKGTSGGRAISFSACKDDQLAAYTSVLFFPSFNQVFVRLIYISSLPNYHSMNIMQAFSDKNIMTGAMTFLFIRAIWENPNITYQGLLDYMHKPLGKVNKVRSPLLKLLQRKIDQEPVLSSSERFNPNTKFKL, encoded by the exons ATGTCTTACTATTGGTTTACTGGATTAATTCCTGTTTCCAATAGGAATCAACACAGCGATAGTGAGTACTCCAGCAACAGTCCACGTTCGTCTCTAAGTTTCACAAAGCCATCACCACGTGGGAAGCCCGCACCTCGCAACAATAGTGAGTACTCCAATGATAGTCCACGTTGGCCTATAAGTTTCACAAAGCCATCACCACGTGGGTGCAGCGATAGTGAGTACTCCAGCGATAGTCTACGTTCGCGTATATGTTTCACAAAGCCATCACCACGTGGGAAGCACACACCTCGCAGCGATAGTGAGTACTCCAGCGATAGTCCACGTTTGTCTCTAAGTTTCACAAAGACACCACCACGTGGGAAGCGCACACTTCGCAGCGATAGTCCACGTTTGTCTCTGAGTTTCACAAAGACACCACCACGTGGGAAGCACGCACTTCGCAGCGATAGTCCACGTTTGTCTCTGAGTTTCACAAAGACACCGCCACGTGGGAAGCGCGCACTTCTTTGTGGGGTGACTTACAAGAAGGAGAAATTCAGGCTTAAAGGAACATTGCATGATGTACACAGCATGAGGGACTTGCTTCTTCGAAAATTCAACTTTTCAGATGATTCCATTCTCATTCTAGCAG AAAAAGAGGCATATAAACCTCCGACTAGGACCAACATCCTGGAGGCTTTCAGGTGGTTGATGGCAGACCTTAAATCAGGTGACTCGTTGGTGTTCTACTTCTCAGGATATGGCTTGCGACAACCTGATTttagtgatgatgaacaagatGGTTTTGATGAAACGATCTGTCCTCTCGACTTTAGCACTGAAGGCATGATCAGTGATAATGCCATCAATGATATTCTTGTTAAACCACTGATTCCAGGTGTTACACTTCATGCCTTTGTTGACGCTAGTCATAGTGGAACTGTTCTCGACTTACCTTGGGTATACAAAGA GAATAAATGGGATGATAACAGACCCCCATCCGGCGCTGATAAGGGCACAAGTGGTGGCAGGGCCATCAGCTTCAGTGCTTGCAAGGATGATCAACTAGCTGCATATACCTCTGTATTATTTTTTCCTTCCTTTAATCAAGTCTTCGTACGATTGATCTACATATCCTCTCTCCCCAACTACCATAGTATGAATATTATGCAGGCTTTCTCTGATAAAAATATTATGACTGGTGCCATGACTTTCCTATTTATAAGAGCTATCTGGGAAAATCCGAATATAACATACCAGGGATTACTTGATTATATGCACAAGCCTCTTGGAAAGGTCAACAAAGTCAGAAGCCCACTGCTGAAGTTACTCCAACGCAAGATAGACCAG GAACCAGTATTATCATCTTCTGAAAGATTTAACCCTAACACAAAGTTCAAGCTCTGA
- the LOC107840048 gene encoding metacaspase-1 isoform X3 has product MSYYWFTGLIPVSNRNQHSDSEYSSNSPRSSLSFTKPSPRGKPAPRNNSEYSNDSPRWPISFTKPSPRGCSDSEYSSDSLRSRICFTKPSPRGKHTPRSDSEYSSDSPRLSLSFTKTPPRGKRTLRSDSPRLSLSFTKTPPRGKHALRSDSPRLSLSFTKTPPRGKRALLCGVTYKKEKFRLKGTLHDVHSMRDLLLRKFNFSDDSILILAEKEAYKPPTRTNILEAFRWLMADLKSGDSLVFYFSGYGLRQPDFSDDEQDGFDETICPLDFSTEGMISDNAINDILVKPLIPGVTLHAFVDASHSGTVLDLPWVYKENKWDDNRPPSGADKGTSGGRAISFSACKDDQLAAYTSAFSDKNIMTGAMTFLFIRAIWENPNITYQGLLDYMHKPLGKVNKVRSPLLKLLQRKIDQVFHNLNFLGRYTIMHPENINFRHMSKKWKNLCYIPRANIQNVFSAAV; this is encoded by the exons ATGTCTTACTATTGGTTTACTGGATTAATTCCTGTTTCCAATAGGAATCAACACAGCGATAGTGAGTACTCCAGCAACAGTCCACGTTCGTCTCTAAGTTTCACAAAGCCATCACCACGTGGGAAGCCCGCACCTCGCAACAATAGTGAGTACTCCAATGATAGTCCACGTTGGCCTATAAGTTTCACAAAGCCATCACCACGTGGGTGCAGCGATAGTGAGTACTCCAGCGATAGTCTACGTTCGCGTATATGTTTCACAAAGCCATCACCACGTGGGAAGCACACACCTCGCAGCGATAGTGAGTACTCCAGCGATAGTCCACGTTTGTCTCTAAGTTTCACAAAGACACCACCACGTGGGAAGCGCACACTTCGCAGCGATAGTCCACGTTTGTCTCTGAGTTTCACAAAGACACCACCACGTGGGAAGCACGCACTTCGCAGCGATAGTCCACGTTTGTCTCTGAGTTTCACAAAGACACCGCCACGTGGGAAGCGCGCACTTCTTTGTGGGGTGACTTACAAGAAGGAGAAATTCAGGCTTAAAGGAACATTGCATGATGTACACAGCATGAGGGACTTGCTTCTTCGAAAATTCAACTTTTCAGATGATTCCATTCTCATTCTAGCAG AAAAAGAGGCATATAAACCTCCGACTAGGACCAACATCCTGGAGGCTTTCAGGTGGTTGATGGCAGACCTTAAATCAGGTGACTCGTTGGTGTTCTACTTCTCAGGATATGGCTTGCGACAACCTGATTttagtgatgatgaacaagatGGTTTTGATGAAACGATCTGTCCTCTCGACTTTAGCACTGAAGGCATGATCAGTGATAATGCCATCAATGATATTCTTGTTAAACCACTGATTCCAGGTGTTACACTTCATGCCTTTGTTGACGCTAGTCATAGTGGAACTGTTCTCGACTTACCTTGGGTATACAAAGA GAATAAATGGGATGATAACAGACCCCCATCCGGCGCTGATAAGGGCACAAGTGGTGGCAGGGCCATCAGCTTCAGTGCTTGCAAGGATGATCAACTAGCTGCATATACCTCT GCTTTCTCTGATAAAAATATTATGACTGGTGCCATGACTTTCCTATTTATAAGAGCTATCTGGGAAAATCCGAATATAACATACCAGGGATTACTTGATTATATGCACAAGCCTCTTGGAAAGGTCAACAAAGTCAGAAGCCCACTGCTGAAGTTACTCCAACGCAAGATAGACCAG GTTTTTCACAACTTGAACTTTCTTGGAAGATACACAATTATGCATCCAGAAAATATCAATTTCAGACATATGTCCAAAAAATGGAAAAActtgtgctatatcccacgagcTAACATCCAGAATGTTTTTTCAGCCGCAGTTTAG
- the LOC107840048 gene encoding metacaspase-1 isoform X1 has product MSYYWFTGLIPVSNRNQHSDSEYSSNSPRSSLSFTKPSPRGKPAPRNNSEYSNDSPRWPISFTKPSPRGCSDSEYSSDSLRSRICFTKPSPRGKHTPRSDSEYSSDSPRLSLSFTKTPPRGKRTLRSDSPRLSLSFTKTPPRGKHALRSDSPRLSLSFTKTPPRGKRALLCGVTYKKEKFRLKGTLHDVHSMRDLLLRKFNFSDDSILILAEKEAYKPPTRTNILEAFRWLMADLKSGDSLVFYFSGYGLRQPDFSDDEQDGFDETICPLDFSTEGMISDNAINDILVKPLIPGVTLHAFVDASHSGTVLDLPWVYKENKWDDNRPPSGADKGTSGGRAISFSACKDDQLAAYTSVLFFPSFNQVFVRLIYISSLPNYHSMNIMQAFSDKNIMTGAMTFLFIRAIWENPNITYQGLLDYMHKPLGKVNKVRSPLLKLLQRKIDQVFHNLNFLGRYTIMHPENINFRHMSKKWKNLCYIPRANIQNVFSAAV; this is encoded by the exons ATGTCTTACTATTGGTTTACTGGATTAATTCCTGTTTCCAATAGGAATCAACACAGCGATAGTGAGTACTCCAGCAACAGTCCACGTTCGTCTCTAAGTTTCACAAAGCCATCACCACGTGGGAAGCCCGCACCTCGCAACAATAGTGAGTACTCCAATGATAGTCCACGTTGGCCTATAAGTTTCACAAAGCCATCACCACGTGGGTGCAGCGATAGTGAGTACTCCAGCGATAGTCTACGTTCGCGTATATGTTTCACAAAGCCATCACCACGTGGGAAGCACACACCTCGCAGCGATAGTGAGTACTCCAGCGATAGTCCACGTTTGTCTCTAAGTTTCACAAAGACACCACCACGTGGGAAGCGCACACTTCGCAGCGATAGTCCACGTTTGTCTCTGAGTTTCACAAAGACACCACCACGTGGGAAGCACGCACTTCGCAGCGATAGTCCACGTTTGTCTCTGAGTTTCACAAAGACACCGCCACGTGGGAAGCGCGCACTTCTTTGTGGGGTGACTTACAAGAAGGAGAAATTCAGGCTTAAAGGAACATTGCATGATGTACACAGCATGAGGGACTTGCTTCTTCGAAAATTCAACTTTTCAGATGATTCCATTCTCATTCTAGCAG AAAAAGAGGCATATAAACCTCCGACTAGGACCAACATCCTGGAGGCTTTCAGGTGGTTGATGGCAGACCTTAAATCAGGTGACTCGTTGGTGTTCTACTTCTCAGGATATGGCTTGCGACAACCTGATTttagtgatgatgaacaagatGGTTTTGATGAAACGATCTGTCCTCTCGACTTTAGCACTGAAGGCATGATCAGTGATAATGCCATCAATGATATTCTTGTTAAACCACTGATTCCAGGTGTTACACTTCATGCCTTTGTTGACGCTAGTCATAGTGGAACTGTTCTCGACTTACCTTGGGTATACAAAGA GAATAAATGGGATGATAACAGACCCCCATCCGGCGCTGATAAGGGCACAAGTGGTGGCAGGGCCATCAGCTTCAGTGCTTGCAAGGATGATCAACTAGCTGCATATACCTCTGTATTATTTTTTCCTTCCTTTAATCAAGTCTTCGTACGATTGATCTACATATCCTCTCTCCCCAACTACCATAGTATGAATATTATGCAGGCTTTCTCTGATAAAAATATTATGACTGGTGCCATGACTTTCCTATTTATAAGAGCTATCTGGGAAAATCCGAATATAACATACCAGGGATTACTTGATTATATGCACAAGCCTCTTGGAAAGGTCAACAAAGTCAGAAGCCCACTGCTGAAGTTACTCCAACGCAAGATAGACCAG GTTTTTCACAACTTGAACTTTCTTGGAAGATACACAATTATGCATCCAGAAAATATCAATTTCAGACATATGTCCAAAAAATGGAAAAActtgtgctatatcccacgagcTAACATCCAGAATGTTTTTTCAGCCGCAGTTTAG